One genomic segment of Mytilus galloprovincialis unplaced genomic scaffold, xbMytGall1.hap1.1 HAP1_SCAFFOLD_115, whole genome shotgun sequence includes these proteins:
- the LOC143060347 gene encoding uncharacterized protein LOC143060347, with product MDIKRRISKFYIIIQIFNFPKYTKKYFTMANVSEEIVMNKTVELKKLLMIHDKAVQQMHQLDAYIDATKIRAVNFVLQGNKGEALHLLNRKSVAESLKHLYRQYRLKKWCQVQDLVSNILQTLRPGQVTPAPMQTDNDPGYEGEQMQNYVQAMMVSQCNFRRES from the exons ATGGATATAAAAAGAAGAATTTCCAAATTTTACAtcataattcaaatattcaattttccaaaatacaccaaaaaatacTTCACCATGGCTAATGTATCTGAAGAGATAGTGATGAATAAGACTGTTGAGTTAAAGAAGTTACTGATGATCCATGATAAAGCTGTACAACAAATGCACCAATTAG ATGCCTATATAGACGCCACGAAAATAAGAGCTGTTAACTTTGTACTACAAGGTAACAAAGGGGAAGCACTCCATCTACTAAACAGAAAGTCAGTTGCAGAGAGCCTTAAACATTTGTACCGTCAGTATCGTCTGAAGAAATGGTGCCAGGTTCAAGATCTtgtttctaatattttacagacaCTGAGACCTGGTCAGGTGACACCTGCACCAATGCAGACAGACAATGATCCCGGCTATGAGGGAGAACAGATGCAAAATTATGTCCAAGCTATGATGGTGTCACAGTGTAATTTTCGACGAGAAAGTTAA